A window of Notolabrus celidotus isolate fNotCel1 chromosome 11, fNotCel1.pri, whole genome shotgun sequence contains these coding sequences:
- the prdm2a gene encoding PR domain zinc finger protein 2 isoform X3, with translation MEDSHQLYISEFGDHEDMEDIYQEETYMEPHTMKSLGPELHTIPNQGTDKNWTFPCQHCERHFTSKQGLERHMHIHMLMDSEVQKYKSNSRNLSVGTNLGQPQHEKKKPLDSEGSVIHLHISSPTSSSTSILSAGDHTAQSDKWGVSDGHHACNYCEKIFSTHTNKRQHERRIHKQHLQPEETHLPDEETPQGIFCETSENNTELESVTLSTTTSVKPACPAVAVSSPVLEPVVDAEPQTTKEEEAADDTVSIPEIPIKSPISSEKADDDSSQSDAQEQTFTKNFICNVCDKLFHSMKELSHHVGDHADEWPYKCEFCVLLFGKPSALLDHRSSLHGVGKTYVCSACTKEFVYLCNLKQHQEELHPGQQCTYTEEEKGKLRPQNYNNSTKANMETLEPDSLVDPEKVIKKEEGEADVAAEELFTTIKIMASDGGKIKGPDVRLGINQHYPSFKPPPFPYHNRSPAGSVASATNFTTHNIPQTFSTAIRCTKCGKSFDNMPELHKHILACANASDKRRYTPKKNPIPLRHFAKTQNGVLSTTNSTNGLNASNRSSQSNKSKLNQDSTVKMKLKVLNRKKKKLSQRVMPQRNKSVPSSNKMSPGQVEEQQEIFVCPHCSREFTMRRSRTKHMAVCPKKPKEVKKRKEGGISVTKENDGHLHRGVGEKASSQHKTRLQTSGSAKRPAVLPVQTVFANKRSKIVIKESMQPKQETPTLSELPIVRTFNPSMRQYSRVQHSVKGIPIKITIVKPQQTAPQKNEPPQNQSREEAAGAVNNSPEHSPTA, from the exons ATGGAGGACTCTCATCAATTGTACATCTCTGAATTTGGAGACCATGAGGATATGGAGGATATTTATCAAGAGGAAACTTACATGGAACCACATACAATGAAGTCACTGGGCCCAGAGCTCCATACAATTCCCAATCAGGGTACAGATAAAAACTGGACTTTCCCCTGTCAACACTGTGAGAGACATTTTACTAGCAAACAAGGCTTGGAACGACACATGCACATCCACATGTTGATGGACAGCGAGGTGCAGAAATACAAAAGCAATAGCAGGAATTTGTCTGTTGGCACAAATCTGGGTCAGCCGCAGCATGAGAAGAAGAAGCCTCTGGACTCAGAGGGCTCAGTCATCCATCTTCATATTTCATCCCCCACTAGCTCTAGTACTTCAATTTTGTCAGCTGGAGACCACACTGCTCAGTCAGACAAATGGGGAGTATCAGACGGCCATCATGCCTGCAACTACTGTGAAAAGATATTCTCTACACATACCAACAAACGGCAGCATGAGCGCAGGATCCACAAGCAGCACCTGCAACCAGAAGAAACTCACCTCCCCGATGAGGAAACTCCTCAGGGGATATTCTGTGAAACCTCTGAAAACAATACAGAGCTTG AATCTGTTACTCTTTCCACGACCACTTCAGTAAAACCTGCCTGCCCTGCTGTAGCTGTATCAAGTCCTGTCCTAGAGCCGGTTGTTGATGCAGAGccacaaacaacaaaagaagaggaagctgCTGACGACACTGTTTCCATACCTGAAATCCCAATTAAAAGCCCTATTTCTTCTGAAAAAGCTGACGATGATTCATCACAAAGTGATGCACAAGAACAGACTTTTACTAAAAACTTCATCTGCAATGTTTGTGATAAGCTTTTCCATTCAATGAAAGAACTGAGCCATCATGTGGGTGACCATGCTGATGAATGGCCCTACAAATGTGAGTTCTGCGTGCTGCTCTTTGGCAAACCCTCTGCTTTGCTCGACCATCGATCAAGCCTCCACGGTGTCGGCAAGACTTATGTTTGCAGTGCGTGCACAAAAGAATTTGTCTACCTTTGCAACCTGAAACAACATCAGGAGGAGTTGCATCCCGGCCAGCAGTGTACATACACAGAAGAGGAAAAGGGGAAATTAAGACCTCAGAACTACAACAactcaacaaaagcaaacatggaAACCTTAGAGCCTGATTCTCTGGTGGATCCAGAGAAAGtgataaaaaaggaagaaggtGAAGCAGACGTTGCTGCTGAAGAATTGTTTACGACAATAAAAATCATGGCCTCAGATGGAGGTAAAATCAAAGGGCCGGATGTTCGTCTTGGCATTAATCAGCATTACCCAAGTTTTAAGCCTCCTCCGTTTCCTTACCATAACAGATCACCTGCCGGCTCAGTGGCCTCAGCCACAAACTTCACCACCCACAACATCCCACAAACCTTTAGCACAGCTATTCGCTGCACCAAGTGTGGTAAAAGCTTTGACAACATGCCAGAGCTGCACAAACATATCCTTGCTTGTGCAAACGCCAGTGATAAACGGCGATACACACCCAAAAAGAATCCCATACCCCTACGTCATtttgcaaaaactcaaaatggaGTTCTGTCTACCACTAATTCTACTAATGGACTAAATGCTTCAAACAGATCCAGCCAGTCAAACAAGTCGAAACTTAACCAAGACTCAACTGTAAAGATGAAGCTCAAGGTTctgaacagaaagaaaaaaaagttgtctcAAAGGGTCATGCCACAGAGGAATAAATCAGTCCCCTCATCAAATAAGATGTCACCTGGACAGGTGGAAGAGCAGCAGGAGATCTTTGTGTGCCCGCACTGTAGTAGGGAGTTCACAATGCGACGCAGCAGAACCAAACACATGGCAGTCTGCCCCAAGAAACCAAAAGAggtgaagaaaaggaaagaaggaggaatATCTGTGACAAAGGAAAATGATGGGCACCTGCATAGAGGAGTGGGAGAGAAAGCCTCATCTCAGCATAAAACAAGACTTCAAACTTCTGGTTCTGCTAAAAGACCAGCTGTGCTGCCAGTGCAGACTGTATTTGCAAACAAAAGAAGTAAGATAGTTATAAAAGAGAGCATGCAGCCAAAACAAGAGACACCCACTCTGAGTGAACTTCCTATTGTTCGCACTTTCAACCCCTCCATGCGGCAGTATAGCAGAGTGCAGCATAGCGTcaaaggaatccccattaaaATCACCATAGTGAAACCACAGCAGACTGCACCGCAGAAGAATGAACCGCCCCAAAACCAGAGCCGAGAGGAAGCAGCCGGAGCCGTCAACAACAGCCCTGAGCACAGCCCCACAGCTTGA
- the prdm2a gene encoding PR domain zinc finger protein 2 isoform X2 — protein MEDSHQLYISEFGDHEDMEDIYQEETYMEPHTMKSLGPELHTIPNQGTDKNWTFPCQHCERHFTSKQGLERHMHIHMLMDSEVQKYKSNSRNLSVGTNLGQPQHEKKKPLDSEGSVIHLHISSPTSSSTSILSAGDHTAQSDKWGVSDGHHACNYCEKIFSTHTNKRQHERRIHKQHLQPEETHLPDEETPQGIFCETSENNTELGEGSAPLAVLGNEGEPTEQYMLDISSNISENLSFYIDGKIVSTSTISTCDTTEVQTGSSTLVRLDTLILDPSQISQVLNLDSVTGKEIPGQPLAKRRTATPPLLPQIKTELESEVVVSSSSSTLVSSLLENLLPQNTESTIAQKERTVFLSPKLKQLLEKQDGLKPTLALIADGQKPCSPVSLSVLPAGTGRFKRRTGSPPSSPQESVTYNEETATLDMADCDAVTTAQLQTSHSSPEHQLTSEKDDTTPSMEEPAVKPVFSENWPQITGESVTLSTTTSVKPACPAVAVSSPVLEPVVDAEPQTTKEEEAADDTVSIPEIPIKSPISSEKADDDSSQSDAQEQTFTKNFICNVCDKLFHSMKELSHHVGDHADEWPYKCEFCVLLFGKPSALLDHRSSLHGVGKTYVCSACTKEFVYLCNLKQHQEELHPGQQCTYTEEEKGKLRPQNYNNSTKANMETLEPDSLVDPEKVIKKEEGEADVAAEELFTTIKIMASDGGKIKGPDVRLGINQHYPSFKPPPFPYHNRSPAGSVASATNFTTHNIPQTFSTAIRCTKCGKSFDNMPELHKHILACANASDKRRYTPKKNPIPLRHFAKTQNGVLSTTNSTNGLNASNRSSQSNKSKLNQDSTVKMKLKVLNRKKKKLSQRVMPQRNKSVPSSNKMSPGQVEEQQEIFVCPHCSREFTMRRSRTKHMAVCPKKPKEVKKRKEGGISVTKENDGHLHRGVGEKASSQHKTRLQTSGSAKRPAVLPVQTVFANKRSKIVIKESMQPKQETPTLSELPIVRTFNPSMRQYSRVQHSVKGIPIKITIVKPQQTAPQKNEPPQNQSREEAAGAVNNSPEHSPTA, from the exons ATGGAGGACTCTCATCAATTGTACATCTCTGAATTTGGAGACCATGAGGATATGGAGGATATTTATCAAGAGGAAACTTACATGGAACCACATACAATGAAGTCACTGGGCCCAGAGCTCCATACAATTCCCAATCAGGGTACAGATAAAAACTGGACTTTCCCCTGTCAACACTGTGAGAGACATTTTACTAGCAAACAAGGCTTGGAACGACACATGCACATCCACATGTTGATGGACAGCGAGGTGCAGAAATACAAAAGCAATAGCAGGAATTTGTCTGTTGGCACAAATCTGGGTCAGCCGCAGCATGAGAAGAAGAAGCCTCTGGACTCAGAGGGCTCAGTCATCCATCTTCATATTTCATCCCCCACTAGCTCTAGTACTTCAATTTTGTCAGCTGGAGACCACACTGCTCAGTCAGACAAATGGGGAGTATCAGACGGCCATCATGCCTGCAACTACTGTGAAAAGATATTCTCTACACATACCAACAAACGGCAGCATGAGCGCAGGATCCACAAGCAGCACCTGCAACCAGAAGAAACTCACCTCCCCGATGAGGAAACTCCTCAGGGGATATTCTGTGAAACCTCTGAAAACAATACAGAGCTTGGTGAGGGTTCAGCACCTTTGGCTGTCTTGGGGAATGAAGGAGAACCCACTGAACAATACATGTTAGATATATCGAGCAATATTTCAGAGAATCTCAGCTTTTACATTGATGGGAAGATAGTGTCAACAAGTACAATCAGTACTTGTGACACAACTGAAGTTCAAACTGGGTCTTCAACTTTAGTTCGACTGGACACCCTGATTCTAGACCCCTCCCAAATAAGCCAGGTTTTAAATTTAGATTCAGTTACAGGTAAAGAGATACCTGGTCAACCATTAGCCAAAAGAAGAACTGCAACACCTCCTCTTTTACCCCAAATTAAAACAGAACTGGAGTCAGAGGTGGTTGTGTCTTCATCCTCATCAACCCTTGTATCTTCCCTATTAGAGAATCTGCTTCCTCAGAATACAGAGTCCACTATTGCGCAGAAGGAAAGAACAGTGTTTCTCTCACCTAAGCTGAAGCAGCTCCTTGAAAAGCAGGATGGCCTTAAACCTACACTTGCCCTGATTGCAGATGGCCAGAAGCCTTGTTcacctgtctccctctctgtcctgccTGCTGGAACAGGAAGGTTTAAAAGAAGAACCGGTTCGCCACCAAGCTCCCCACAGGAAAGCGTAACGTATAATGAGGAAACGGCAACATTAGATATGGCAGACTGTGATGCTGTGACTACAGCACAGCTTCAGACTTCACATAGTTCTCCTGAGCACCAACTAACCAGTGAGAAGGATGACACAACTCCATCCATGGAGGAGCCAGCAGTGAAACCAGTTTTTTCAGAAAACTGGCCTCAGATCACAGGAG AATCTGTTACTCTTTCCACGACCACTTCAGTAAAACCTGCCTGCCCTGCTGTAGCTGTATCAAGTCCTGTCCTAGAGCCGGTTGTTGATGCAGAGccacaaacaacaaaagaagaggaagctgCTGACGACACTGTTTCCATACCTGAAATCCCAATTAAAAGCCCTATTTCTTCTGAAAAAGCTGACGATGATTCATCACAAAGTGATGCACAAGAACAGACTTTTACTAAAAACTTCATCTGCAATGTTTGTGATAAGCTTTTCCATTCAATGAAAGAACTGAGCCATCATGTGGGTGACCATGCTGATGAATGGCCCTACAAATGTGAGTTCTGCGTGCTGCTCTTTGGCAAACCCTCTGCTTTGCTCGACCATCGATCAAGCCTCCACGGTGTCGGCAAGACTTATGTTTGCAGTGCGTGCACAAAAGAATTTGTCTACCTTTGCAACCTGAAACAACATCAGGAGGAGTTGCATCCCGGCCAGCAGTGTACATACACAGAAGAGGAAAAGGGGAAATTAAGACCTCAGAACTACAACAactcaacaaaagcaaacatggaAACCTTAGAGCCTGATTCTCTGGTGGATCCAGAGAAAGtgataaaaaaggaagaaggtGAAGCAGACGTTGCTGCTGAAGAATTGTTTACGACAATAAAAATCATGGCCTCAGATGGAGGTAAAATCAAAGGGCCGGATGTTCGTCTTGGCATTAATCAGCATTACCCAAGTTTTAAGCCTCCTCCGTTTCCTTACCATAACAGATCACCTGCCGGCTCAGTGGCCTCAGCCACAAACTTCACCACCCACAACATCCCACAAACCTTTAGCACAGCTATTCGCTGCACCAAGTGTGGTAAAAGCTTTGACAACATGCCAGAGCTGCACAAACATATCCTTGCTTGTGCAAACGCCAGTGATAAACGGCGATACACACCCAAAAAGAATCCCATACCCCTACGTCATtttgcaaaaactcaaaatggaGTTCTGTCTACCACTAATTCTACTAATGGACTAAATGCTTCAAACAGATCCAGCCAGTCAAACAAGTCGAAACTTAACCAAGACTCAACTGTAAAGATGAAGCTCAAGGTTctgaacagaaagaaaaaaaagttgtctcAAAGGGTCATGCCACAGAGGAATAAATCAGTCCCCTCATCAAATAAGATGTCACCTGGACAGGTGGAAGAGCAGCAGGAGATCTTTGTGTGCCCGCACTGTAGTAGGGAGTTCACAATGCGACGCAGCAGAACCAAACACATGGCAGTCTGCCCCAAGAAACCAAAAGAggtgaagaaaaggaaagaaggaggaatATCTGTGACAAAGGAAAATGATGGGCACCTGCATAGAGGAGTGGGAGAGAAAGCCTCATCTCAGCATAAAACAAGACTTCAAACTTCTGGTTCTGCTAAAAGACCAGCTGTGCTGCCAGTGCAGACTGTATTTGCAAACAAAAGAAGTAAGATAGTTATAAAAGAGAGCATGCAGCCAAAACAAGAGACACCCACTCTGAGTGAACTTCCTATTGTTCGCACTTTCAACCCCTCCATGCGGCAGTATAGCAGAGTGCAGCATAGCGTcaaaggaatccccattaaaATCACCATAGTGAAACCACAGCAGACTGCACCGCAGAAGAATGAACCGCCCCAAAACCAGAGCCGAGAGGAAGCAGCCGGAGCCGTCAACAACAGCCCTGAGCACAGCCCCACAGCTTGA
- the prdm2a gene encoding PR domain zinc finger protein 2 isoform X1: MEDSHQLYISEFGDHEDMEDIYQEETYMEPHTMKSLGPELHTIPNQGTDKNWTFPCQHCERHFTSKQGLERHMHIHMLMDSEVQKYKSNSRNLSVGTNLGQPQHEKKKPLDSEGSVIHLHISSPTSSSTSILSAGDHTAQSDKWGVSDGHHACNYCEKIFSTHTNKRQHERRIHKQHLQPEETHLPDEETPQGIFCETSENNTELGEGSAPLAVLGNEGEPTEQYMLDISSNISENLSFYIDGKIVSTSTISTCDTTEVQTGSSTLVRLDTLILDPSQISQVLNLDSVTGKEIPGQPLAKRRTATPPLLPQIKTELESEVVVSSSSSTLVSSLLENLLPQNTESTIAQKERTVFLSPKLKQLLEKQDGLKPTLALIADGQKPCSPVSLSVLPAGTGRFKRRTGSPPSSPQESVTYNEETATLDMADCDAVTTAQLQTSHSSPEHQLTSEKDDTTPSMEEPAVKPVFSENWPQITGGNSCNQRPLDLSNTVKKYEDVALDDAALDLSLQKKAPGEGELALNLVSDKVLKEGKLNTSIMEKALMKVREQNVDLGNPETSLVADFTIVTGPDLMTPVDPLVYGLALSSNSLTPSPASLTPVTLQPASPCTIAFASSASHTLLPSAPSLITVLAPTTPISNPSSQPVHVMAPNISPEPLVICAENALNSSECDLTAAFATANSANLVTLTQSLDPALNLPGHVFLTDQIALNPPIVESTPVSEVPFPPTITLNDSLINSYNITSNTVLIECTIALEAPGNVVPAAITLQDNTAELSAPSQMLVNHIEQQQIVSVPNPQTVDPTVLVSSIAESVTLSTTTSVKPACPAVAVSSPVLEPVVDAEPQTTKEEEAADDTVSIPEIPIKSPISSEKADDDSSQSDAQEQTFTKNFICNVCDKLFHSMKELSHHVGDHADEWPYKCEFCVLLFGKPSALLDHRSSLHGVGKTYVCSACTKEFVYLCNLKQHQEELHPGQQCTYTEEEKGKLRPQNYNNSTKANMETLEPDSLVDPEKVIKKEEGEADVAAEELFTTIKIMASDGGKIKGPDVRLGINQHYPSFKPPPFPYHNRSPAGSVASATNFTTHNIPQTFSTAIRCTKCGKSFDNMPELHKHILACANASDKRRYTPKKNPIPLRHFAKTQNGVLSTTNSTNGLNASNRSSQSNKSKLNQDSTVKMKLKVLNRKKKKLSQRVMPQRNKSVPSSNKMSPGQVEEQQEIFVCPHCSREFTMRRSRTKHMAVCPKKPKEVKKRKEGGISVTKENDGHLHRGVGEKASSQHKTRLQTSGSAKRPAVLPVQTVFANKRSKIVIKESMQPKQETPTLSELPIVRTFNPSMRQYSRVQHSVKGIPIKITIVKPQQTAPQKNEPPQNQSREEAAGAVNNSPEHSPTA, translated from the coding sequence ATGGAGGACTCTCATCAATTGTACATCTCTGAATTTGGAGACCATGAGGATATGGAGGATATTTATCAAGAGGAAACTTACATGGAACCACATACAATGAAGTCACTGGGCCCAGAGCTCCATACAATTCCCAATCAGGGTACAGATAAAAACTGGACTTTCCCCTGTCAACACTGTGAGAGACATTTTACTAGCAAACAAGGCTTGGAACGACACATGCACATCCACATGTTGATGGACAGCGAGGTGCAGAAATACAAAAGCAATAGCAGGAATTTGTCTGTTGGCACAAATCTGGGTCAGCCGCAGCATGAGAAGAAGAAGCCTCTGGACTCAGAGGGCTCAGTCATCCATCTTCATATTTCATCCCCCACTAGCTCTAGTACTTCAATTTTGTCAGCTGGAGACCACACTGCTCAGTCAGACAAATGGGGAGTATCAGACGGCCATCATGCCTGCAACTACTGTGAAAAGATATTCTCTACACATACCAACAAACGGCAGCATGAGCGCAGGATCCACAAGCAGCACCTGCAACCAGAAGAAACTCACCTCCCCGATGAGGAAACTCCTCAGGGGATATTCTGTGAAACCTCTGAAAACAATACAGAGCTTGGTGAGGGTTCAGCACCTTTGGCTGTCTTGGGGAATGAAGGAGAACCCACTGAACAATACATGTTAGATATATCGAGCAATATTTCAGAGAATCTCAGCTTTTACATTGATGGGAAGATAGTGTCAACAAGTACAATCAGTACTTGTGACACAACTGAAGTTCAAACTGGGTCTTCAACTTTAGTTCGACTGGACACCCTGATTCTAGACCCCTCCCAAATAAGCCAGGTTTTAAATTTAGATTCAGTTACAGGTAAAGAGATACCTGGTCAACCATTAGCCAAAAGAAGAACTGCAACACCTCCTCTTTTACCCCAAATTAAAACAGAACTGGAGTCAGAGGTGGTTGTGTCTTCATCCTCATCAACCCTTGTATCTTCCCTATTAGAGAATCTGCTTCCTCAGAATACAGAGTCCACTATTGCGCAGAAGGAAAGAACAGTGTTTCTCTCACCTAAGCTGAAGCAGCTCCTTGAAAAGCAGGATGGCCTTAAACCTACACTTGCCCTGATTGCAGATGGCCAGAAGCCTTGTTcacctgtctccctctctgtcctgccTGCTGGAACAGGAAGGTTTAAAAGAAGAACCGGTTCGCCACCAAGCTCCCCACAGGAAAGCGTAACGTATAATGAGGAAACGGCAACATTAGATATGGCAGACTGTGATGCTGTGACTACAGCACAGCTTCAGACTTCACATAGTTCTCCTGAGCACCAACTAACCAGTGAGAAGGATGACACAACTCCATCCATGGAGGAGCCAGCAGTGAAACCAGTTTTTTCAGAAAACTGGCCTCAGATCACAGGAGGTAATTCCTGTAACCAGCGACCGCTGGATCTGTCTAATACAGTAAAAAAGTATGAGGATGTAGCTTTAGACGATGCTGCTCTGGATTTAAGCTTGCAAAAAAAGGCTCCAGGTGAAGGTGAACTCGCATTAAACTTGGTTTCAGACAAAGTTCTAAAAGAAGGAAAACTAAATACATCCATAATGGAAAAGGCGTTAATGAAAGTTAGAGAGCAAAATGTAGATCTAGGAAATCCTGAGACCTCTTTAGTTGCAGACTTCACAATAGTTACAGGTCCAGATCTAATGACCCCAGTTGATCCCCTTGTATATGGACTTGCCCTTTCTTCTAATTCTCTGACTCCTTCACCTGCCTCCCTTACGCCTGTCACCTTGCAGCCCGCTTCACCATGCACCATAGCATTTGCTTCCTCAGCTTCACACACCCTGCTCCCCTCCGCTCCTTCATTAATCACAGTTTTAGCACCAACAACACCTATTTCTAACCCTTCAAGCCAGCCAGTCCATGTAATGGCCCCAAATATATCTCCTGAGCCCTTGGTAATCTGTGCTGAAAATGCATTGAACTCTTCAGAGTGTGATTTAACAGCGGCATTCGCGACTGCAAATTCTGCAAACCTCGTCACTCTCACCCAGTCCCTTGACCCTGCTCTAAATCTACCTGGCCATGTCTTTCTTACAGATCAAATAGCTCTCAATCCACCAATAGTTGAGTCCACTCCTGTATCAGAGGTGCCATTCCCCCCCACCATAACCTTAAATGATTCCCTCATCAACTCTTACAACATTACTAGCAACACTGTGCTGATAGAGTGCACAATAGCTCTTGAAGCCCCAGGGAATGTAGTCCCTGCTGCAATTACCTTACAAGATAATACTGCTGAGCTTTCTGCACCCTCACAGATGCTTGTTAATCACATAGAGCAGCAACAGATTGTTTCAGTGCCCAATCCTCAAACTGTGGACCCAACTGTTCTTGTGTCCTCCATTGCAGAATCTGTTACTCTTTCCACGACCACTTCAGTAAAACCTGCCTGCCCTGCTGTAGCTGTATCAAGTCCTGTCCTAGAGCCGGTTGTTGATGCAGAGccacaaacaacaaaagaagaggaagctgCTGACGACACTGTTTCCATACCTGAAATCCCAATTAAAAGCCCTATTTCTTCTGAAAAAGCTGACGATGATTCATCACAAAGTGATGCACAAGAACAGACTTTTACTAAAAACTTCATCTGCAATGTTTGTGATAAGCTTTTCCATTCAATGAAAGAACTGAGCCATCATGTGGGTGACCATGCTGATGAATGGCCCTACAAATGTGAGTTCTGCGTGCTGCTCTTTGGCAAACCCTCTGCTTTGCTCGACCATCGATCAAGCCTCCACGGTGTCGGCAAGACTTATGTTTGCAGTGCGTGCACAAAAGAATTTGTCTACCTTTGCAACCTGAAACAACATCAGGAGGAGTTGCATCCCGGCCAGCAGTGTACATACACAGAAGAGGAAAAGGGGAAATTAAGACCTCAGAACTACAACAactcaacaaaagcaaacatggaAACCTTAGAGCCTGATTCTCTGGTGGATCCAGAGAAAGtgataaaaaaggaagaaggtGAAGCAGACGTTGCTGCTGAAGAATTGTTTACGACAATAAAAATCATGGCCTCAGATGGAGGTAAAATCAAAGGGCCGGATGTTCGTCTTGGCATTAATCAGCATTACCCAAGTTTTAAGCCTCCTCCGTTTCCTTACCATAACAGATCACCTGCCGGCTCAGTGGCCTCAGCCACAAACTTCACCACCCACAACATCCCACAAACCTTTAGCACAGCTATTCGCTGCACCAAGTGTGGTAAAAGCTTTGACAACATGCCAGAGCTGCACAAACATATCCTTGCTTGTGCAAACGCCAGTGATAAACGGCGATACACACCCAAAAAGAATCCCATACCCCTACGTCATtttgcaaaaactcaaaatggaGTTCTGTCTACCACTAATTCTACTAATGGACTAAATGCTTCAAACAGATCCAGCCAGTCAAACAAGTCGAAACTTAACCAAGACTCAACTGTAAAGATGAAGCTCAAGGTTctgaacagaaagaaaaaaaagttgtctcAAAGGGTCATGCCACAGAGGAATAAATCAGTCCCCTCATCAAATAAGATGTCACCTGGACAGGTGGAAGAGCAGCAGGAGATCTTTGTGTGCCCGCACTGTAGTAGGGAGTTCACAATGCGACGCAGCAGAACCAAACACATGGCAGTCTGCCCCAAGAAACCAAAAGAggtgaagaaaaggaaagaaggaggaatATCTGTGACAAAGGAAAATGATGGGCACCTGCATAGAGGAGTGGGAGAGAAAGCCTCATCTCAGCATAAAACAAGACTTCAAACTTCTGGTTCTGCTAAAAGACCAGCTGTGCTGCCAGTGCAGACTGTATTTGCAAACAAAAGAAGTAAGATAGTTATAAAAGAGAGCATGCAGCCAAAACAAGAGACACCCACTCTGAGTGAACTTCCTATTGTTCGCACTTTCAACCCCTCCATGCGGCAGTATAGCAGAGTGCAGCATAGCGTcaaaggaatccccattaaaATCACCATAGTGAAACCACAGCAGACTGCACCGCAGAAGAATGAACCGCCCCAAAACCAGAGCCGAGAGGAAGCAGCCGGAGCCGTCAACAACAGCCCTGAGCACAGCCCCACAGCTTGA